A part of Melittangium boletus DSM 14713 genomic DNA contains:
- a CDS encoding alpha/beta fold hydrolase produces MLVLAVIALGVLNLLWILSVRWWYRLRTPPPELLKARCQDGWELTVYLRRAAKRRFEEPVLLCHGLAANRYTFDFEPPYSLAHALAEAGFDCFIVEWRGIGGSRPPPRGRRWPDVTVDDIVAQDGPALIELALARTGARRAFWVGHSLGGLVGYAVAQGTHADKLAGLLALGSPVFFPPDRLIRQLIHMGNHVSWPRGLRNEWLSRTLAPFLGYVTLPLSDVIINPKHIPPSIQRKVYANMMASMSRNVLRQFRDWIDHDAFRSFDGSVDWRAGLSRLTLPVLVMGGSQDRLAPPKNLRAQYELIGSGDKKLHIFGCERGDKMDYGHGDLLFGTGVAQEVHVEVRTWLEAHATPWSEDSAASAGNAPHA; encoded by the coding sequence ATGCTCGTCCTGGCGGTGATCGCCCTGGGAGTGCTCAACCTCCTGTGGATCCTGTCCGTGCGCTGGTGGTACCGCCTGCGCACGCCGCCGCCCGAGCTCCTCAAGGCGCGCTGCCAGGATGGCTGGGAGCTGACCGTCTATCTGCGCCGGGCGGCGAAGCGGCGTTTCGAGGAGCCCGTCCTGCTGTGTCATGGGCTCGCGGCCAATCGCTATACCTTCGACTTCGAGCCGCCCTACTCCCTCGCCCATGCGCTGGCGGAGGCGGGCTTCGACTGCTTCATCGTGGAGTGGCGGGGGATTGGAGGCTCGCGGCCTCCGCCCCGAGGCCGCCGTTGGCCGGATGTCACCGTGGATGACATCGTCGCCCAGGATGGACCCGCGCTCATCGAGCTGGCGCTCGCCCGCACGGGTGCCCGGCGCGCGTTCTGGGTGGGGCATTCCCTGGGAGGACTCGTGGGCTACGCGGTGGCGCAGGGGACGCACGCGGACAAGCTCGCGGGACTGCTGGCACTGGGCTCGCCCGTCTTCTTCCCGCCCGACCGGCTCATCCGCCAGCTCATCCACATGGGCAACCACGTGTCATGGCCGCGAGGCCTGCGCAACGAGTGGCTGAGCCGCACGCTCGCGCCCTTCCTCGGCTACGTCACCCTGCCCCTGTCCGACGTCATCATCAACCCCAAGCACATCCCCCCGTCCATCCAACGCAAGGTCTACGCGAACATGATGGCGTCGATGAGCCGCAACGTGCTGCGCCAGTTCCGCGACTGGATCGATCACGACGCGTTCCGCTCGTTCGACGGAAGCGTGGACTGGCGCGCGGGGCTCTCGCGGCTCACGCTGCCCGTGCTCGTGATGGGCGGGAGTCAGGACAGGCTCGCGCCCCCGAAGAACCTGCGAGCGCAGTACGAGCTGATCGGCTCCGGGGACAAGAAGCTCCACATCTTCGGCTGCGAGCGCGGGGACAAGATGGACTACGGGCACGGCGACCTGCTCTTCGGCACGGGGGTGGCGCAGGAGGTCCATGTCGAGGTGCGCACCTGGCTCGAGGCCCATGCCACCCCCTGGAGCGAGGACAGCGCCGCCTCAGCGGGAAACGCTCCCCACGCATGA